CGGCGCGTCGTAGTCGAGCGAACGCGGCGGCGCGAGGTGCGCCGTGCCGGACATCCGCCGCACGCCTTGTCGGTCGGCGAGCGGCAAGGCCAGGAGCAATTCGCCGACCGTCTTGCCGGTGCCGGGCACCCGCGTGCCGGACGCAACCTCTGCTAGAGGCTCGAGCACAAAGGCGCGATTGGCAAGCTGCGGATGCGGCACGATGCACGCCGCCTCGTCGAGCGATTCGTCGGCGTAGAGGAGCAGGTCGAGATCGATGGTGCGCGGTCCATAGCGGACGTCGCGCACGCGCCCGAACTCGCGCTCGATCCCAATCAGCGCATCCACGAGACGCGGCGGCGTGAGCGTCGTCTCCACGGCGGCGACGGCGTTGACGAATCGCGGCTGGTCAATAAGACCCCACGGTTGTGTGAGGTAAAGATCGGAGACCGCGAGCACCCGGCCCACGCGCTCGAGAGCGGCAAGACCCTCACGCACGTATCCTGCCGAGTCGCACATGTTCGAACCGAGGCCGATGTGCGCGAGCACAGGCTTCACCGGCCGCGCGAGAGTTCGACCTCGGGCGTCGCGCCGTCGAGCAGGCGCGGTTTGCGCACGCGGACTGTTGCGCGCTCGACGCGAGAATCGTCGAACATCTCCGCAAGACAAGCATCGGCGAGCGATTCGAGCAAGACGAACGAGCGCTGCGTCACGATTCGCTCGCACGACTGAAGCACAGAATCGTAGTCGAGAGCCAGAGATAGGTCGTCGCCGCCGATGGCAGCCTCGCAATCGAGATGCAGCTCCACGTCGAGGTCGATCGGCTGAAGGCGCTCGCGCTCGGCTTCGGTAGCACCGTGGTGCCCCCAAAATCGCATGTCGCGGATGCGGATAATGCCGGGTTTCACGACGGACGCCGGACGATCGCGTCGGCCACCGCCGCGGCGGCGAGCATCTCCTCGACGTCGTGCACGCGCACGATATCGGCGCCTCCGGCGATCGCTAACACGACCGACGCGGCGGTTCCGAACGCGCGCCGCTCCACGGATAGTCCGGTGAGCGCGCCGATGAACGATTTGCGCGATGTGCCGACAAGCAACGGAAACGGCAATCGCGCCGCGATCTCGTGTAGGCGGGCGAGTATCTCGATGTTGTGGACGGCGGTCTTGCCGAAACCGATTCCGGGATCGACGATGATCCTGTCCGCCCGCACGCCTGCTTCTTGCGCGTCGCGCGCGCCGCGCTCAAGCGACTCGATGACGATCTCCACGACGTCGCCGTCGTAGTCCGGCGATGCGCGGTTGTGCATGACGACGAGCGGCGCGTTCGCGCGCGCTGCGGCTTCAGAGATGCCGGGCAGCGCGCCCCAGACGCAATTCACCATGTCGGCGCCGGCGTCGAGCGCAGCGCGCGCCACCGCCGGCTTGAATGTATCGATGGAGATCGGCGTTTCGACGGCGGCCCGCACCGCCGCTATCACCGGCAGCACGCGCTCCAACTCTTCGCTTTCGGACACCGGAGTGTGCCCCGGCCTCGTCGATTCGCCGCCGACGTCGAGCAGGTGACAGCCGGCCGCGGCGAACGCGCGCGCGCGCCGCACGGCAGCGCCTGAGTCGGCGCCTATGCCGTCGCCGGAAAATGAATCGGGGGTCGCGTTGATGATCCCCATGACGTATGTCCGCTCGCCCCACGCGAACGTCGCGCCGCGCAGTCGCAAGGGTGAAGGGCGACGTGCGAGTTCAGACCTGGGCATGGCGCGGATCGGCGACGTTGTCGAGGAACCAGCGGCGCAGTTCGCCCACGAGATATGTAGAACCGGTGACGACGATGATATCTTCCGCCGCAGCCATGCGCCGCGCGAGCATGAGCGCCTCTTCCGGATCTTCGACCGCGCGCGCGGTGAGACCGTGCAATTGCGCGGCGTTGGCGAGGTTATACGGCCGTACGGGCCGGAGATGCGACTCCGGGAACGTGGTGAAGATGAACTGCGCGGGCAGACCCTCCCATGCGCTTAACATGCCCGGCACGTCTTTGCCGTCGGCGATCGCGCTGACAAACGTCAGCCGCCGGTCCGGAAAATGACGCTCGATCGACTGGCGCAGCGCGAACGCTTTTTCCGCGTTGTGGGCGATGTCGAAGACGATCGACGGACGTCCCGGGAAGTATTCCATGCGCCCCGGCAAGGAAATATTTTCGAGGCCGCGCGCGACAGCGGCCGCACTGAACGGCAGCGCGCTCTCGACCTGCTCGCACGCGACGATGGCGGTGGCCGCATTGAGCAGCTGAAATCCACCCAGCACGGGCAGATCGAACTTGTACTCGCGCAGCGGTGTGTTGACTCTCGTGCGTTGCACGAGCGGATCGGGGGTTTCGATCCATTCGACTTGCGCCGCTTCCTGCACGACCGTGAGCGGCGCACGTTTTCGTTCTGCGGCGGCGCGAATGACCGCGAGCGCTTCCGGGTTTTCGGCGGCTGTGACCACCGGAATTTTATCTTTTATGATGCCGCTCTTGTCGGTCGCGATAGCCGCGATGGTGTCGCCGAGCACGTCGCCGTGATCGCCGCCGACGTTCGTGAGCACGGCGACCAGCGGCGTGATCACGTTGGTCCCGTCGAGGGCACCGCCGATCCCGACTTCCACGACTGCCACATCGACGTGTTCTTCCGCGAAATATCGAAACGTCAGCGCCACGAGCAGTTCGAAGTACGAAGGCCGCCCCCACTCCGTCGACGCCATCGTGTCGATCGCCGAGAGCAATCCGGAGAGCAGGTCGGCGAATCGCTCTTCTGAGACCGCGAGCCCGTCTATGCGCGCGCGCTCGGTGACGGAATGCAGGTGC
This sequence is a window from Candidatus Eremiobacteraceae bacterium. Protein-coding genes within it:
- the folB gene encoding dihydroneopterin aldolase, which produces MKPGIIRIRDMRFWGHHGATEAERERLQPIDLDVELHLDCEAAIGGDDLSLALDYDSVLQSCERIVTQRSFVLLESLADACLAEMFDDSRVERATVRVRKPRLLDGATPEVELSRGR
- the folP gene encoding dihydropteroate synthase, coding for MRLRGATFAWGERTYVMGIINATPDSFSGDGIGADSGAAVRRARAFAAAGCHLLDVGGESTRPGHTPVSESEELERVLPVIAAVRAAVETPISIDTFKPAVARAALDAGADMVNCVWGALPGISEAAARANAPLVVMHNRASPDYDGDVVEIVIESLERGARDAQEAGVRADRIIVDPGIGFGKTAVHNIEILARLHEIAARLPFPLLVGTSRKSFIGALTGLSVERRAFGTAASVVLAIAGGADIVRVHDVEEMLAAAAVADAIVRRPS
- a CDS encoding folylpolyglutamate synthase/dihydrofolate synthase family protein, translating into LERMRAFLAACGNPEREFRSIHVGGTAGKGSTATMCAAILSAAGYRVGLHTKPHLHSVTERARIDGLAVSEERFADLLSGLLSAIDTMASTEWGRPSYFELLVALTFRYFAEEHVDVAVVEVGIGGALDGTNVITPLVAVLTNVGGDHGDVLGDTIAAIATDKSGIIKDKIPVVTAAENPEALAVIRAAAERKRAPLTVVQEAAQVEWIETPDPLVQRTRVNTPLREYKFDLPVLGGFQLLNAATAIVACEQVESALPFSAAAVARGLENISLPGRMEYFPGRPSIVFDIAHNAEKAFALRQSIERHFPDRRLTFVSAIADGKDVPGMLSAWEGLPAQFIFTTFPESHLRPVRPYNLANAAQLHGLTARAVEDPEEALMLARRMAAAEDIIVVTGSTYLVGELRRWFLDNVADPRHAQV